One Vallitalea longa DNA segment encodes these proteins:
- a CDS encoding vWA domain-containing protein — MRFSNPYALLWLLLIPIVILMYILKQNFERKEISSTFLWDLALKDDEVSTPWQKLKKNILMILQIIVVILITLSLANPYFYKKHETNNAQIIVIDNSASMNAKYNKNKTRLDYAKEVANKKINGLIDGTSITIITVGSEVNIDVSNAVDRDVIKKSINNIKPTYGSKKINDNMDFIYSIADSYEDYELSIVTDEIIENGNTDNYLVNSIGSNVSIDSLATFLTVNNYEILAKITNRYETPVNVHLDIFDENDSLLKGKEIQLQGNESKNILFDNVVCEGSYIYGEIKEKDLIKEDNIRFSTLKENNTKKILLVSEENIFMEKAVLASNKYELFKSKNRDVSSEKYDLYIFDSIIPNELPKDGSFIFINIPEIDGLYDTEFNDNSRMVDFVENDITKHVINEKFIVSTYNKINIKDYMQSIADAGDDSVIAMGNKNGIKFGIVSFDIHNSDLPLNVSFPILMDSLLTNILGNSIQLLDDYNANESISFEPLSTTEKALLIDPTNYKDKINVEYPITYYDNTNKLGVYQLIQENKDKEQKIDYITINYDTDSESTINSYSNEFVNSVDHKSIINNNKKTDYIFLFIILAIVVILYEWKKYIIG; from the coding sequence ATGAGGTTTAGTAATCCTTATGCTTTATTGTGGTTGCTTCTTATTCCAATCGTTATACTAATGTATATTTTGAAGCAGAATTTTGAAAGAAAAGAAATTTCCAGTACTTTTTTATGGGATTTGGCTTTAAAAGATGATGAGGTAAGTACACCATGGCAGAAGTTAAAAAAGAATATATTAATGATATTGCAGATAATTGTCGTTATACTCATTACATTATCATTGGCAAATCCTTATTTTTATAAAAAACACGAGACTAATAATGCACAGATTATAGTTATAGATAATAGTGCAAGTATGAATGCCAAGTATAATAAAAATAAGACGAGATTAGATTATGCAAAAGAGGTTGCAAATAAAAAGATAAACGGATTAATAGATGGAACATCAATTACAATAATTACTGTAGGAAGCGAAGTAAATATAGATGTTTCAAATGCTGTTGACAGAGATGTTATAAAAAAATCAATTAATAATATAAAACCAACATATGGTTCTAAAAAAATTAATGATAATATGGATTTTATATATTCTATAGCAGATAGCTATGAGGATTATGAATTATCTATTGTAACAGATGAAATCATTGAAAATGGGAATACAGATAATTATTTAGTCAACTCCATTGGCTCTAATGTGAGTATAGATAGCTTAGCAACTTTTCTTACAGTAAATAATTATGAAATTCTAGCAAAAATAACTAATAGATATGAAACTCCTGTTAACGTACATCTAGATATTTTTGATGAAAATGATTCCTTATTAAAAGGTAAGGAAATACAATTGCAGGGTAATGAAAGTAAGAATATTCTATTTGATAATGTTGTGTGTGAAGGTTCATATATATATGGAGAAATAAAAGAGAAAGATTTAATAAAAGAAGATAATATAAGATTCAGTACCTTAAAAGAAAACAATACCAAAAAAATATTATTGGTATCAGAAGAAAACATTTTCATGGAAAAAGCTGTTTTAGCATCTAATAAATATGAATTATTCAAATCTAAAAATAGAGATGTCTCTAGTGAAAAATATGATTTATATATTTTCGACAGCATTATTCCTAATGAATTACCGAAAGACGGTAGTTTCATATTTATTAATATTCCAGAGATTGATGGATTATATGATACAGAGTTTAACGATAACAGTAGAATGGTAGATTTTGTTGAAAATGATATAACTAAACATGTGATTAATGAAAAATTCATTGTTTCAACATATAATAAGATAAATATTAAAGACTATATGCAATCTATAGCTGATGCTGGTGATGACAGTGTTATAGCAATGGGAAATAAAAATGGTATAAAATTCGGTATTGTTTCTTTTGATATACATAATAGTGATTTACCACTTAATGTTAGTTTCCCTATTCTTATGGATAGTTTATTAACTAATATATTAGGAAACTCTATTCAATTATTGGATGATTATAATGCTAATGAAAGCATATCCTTCGAGCCATTAAGTACCACGGAAAAAGCATTATTAATAGATCCTACTAATTATAAAGACAAAATAAATGTAGAGTATCCTATAACTTATTATGATAATACTAATAAGTTGGGTGTTTATCAATTAATACAAGAAAACAAAGATAAGGAACAAAAAATAGATTATATAACTATTAATTATGATACCGATTCAGAATCAACTATTAATAGTTATTCAAATGAGTTTGTAAATAGTGTTGATCATAAATCAATTATAAATAATAATAAGAAAACAGATTATATATTCTTATTTATCATTCTTGCTATTGTTGTAATTCTTTATGAATGGAAAAAATACATTATTGGCTAG
- a CDS encoding VWA domain-containing protein, with translation MRLEFGRIWVLILYPLIVFLILMISKKYYNNKLKKNLITVIRCIVMLFLILALADISIVRTSKETSTIFLSDVSESMYKNKESIKDFIRNAVKDKEKDDSVASVVFGENSTLDVNLTKDFTSDVLVTDVNGSYTDIEQGILKSMALMPREKNKRIVILTDGKANKGNLNKLVQSIKDQNIEIKVKNIDSTVTNEVYVDNFHIPQKVNLGEQFQINMNIFSTVETNSKITVIADGEKVITDDVMLRKGSNNYVMNDIAKKMGFVDYELLIEPDIDELTVNNTYSAFTFVQSTPKILILNDDEKDALQIVKIAESIGLGHDTLNSVQAPINLENMLKYKSIIMCNVSADNLSDAFLDNIPSYVKNFGGGLVTIGGESSYALGGYYKTPLETVLPVNMDMSGIKNKPKMAMMLVIDKSGSMSGNNLRLAKEAAIRTVEVLEDDDQIGVIAFDDTPTNVVDIQTVDNRKSINESILNISEGGGTSILPSLQEAYNRLIESKAEIKHIILLTDGQAEQNGYDSLLRNMNDNRITLSTVGVGTGADIKLLSYLATAGKGRKYFTRSGSSIPRIFAKEAFMASRTYINNMTFTPIMNSYHSILSNIYDEGLPQLQGYVGTSPKDAATVILTSPVNDPILSVWQYGLGKTASWCSDLSGEWSASYNAWDKNNVFWQNIINYTIENYSEDAIEINSSYDNGKVEITLNSDVNDSLLDTVVQLKSPSNELLTVNLEPVRKGVYQGTFEPEEIGSYMIKGVQRHEDEIVATGLGGINIPYSEEYKITTNKSFNTFVEKVGGRYIQDSREVFTDIDNKVKTSRKITNGLLIVALIMWLIDIAFRRFNIVSKLQKIVLPLTNLSSRLRKGIDSKNKKVVNKINENKNETIIIEKDIKKDKINKKPLKKNHDKKSNLIDTSELLGNTKRKR, from the coding sequence ATGAGATTGGAATTTGGAAGGATATGGGTCTTGATACTATATCCGTTGATAGTTTTTTTGATATTAATGATATCAAAAAAATATTATAACAATAAATTAAAGAAGAATTTAATTACAGTTATAAGATGTATTGTAATGCTGTTTTTAATATTAGCTTTAGCAGATATATCTATCGTCAGAACATCAAAAGAAACGTCTACTATCTTTTTATCAGATGTGTCAGAGAGTATGTACAAGAATAAAGAAAGTATAAAGGATTTTATTAGGAATGCTGTTAAAGATAAAGAAAAAGATGATAGTGTTGCTTCTGTAGTATTTGGGGAAAATTCAACACTAGATGTTAACTTGACTAAAGATTTTACATCTGATGTATTAGTGACAGATGTAAATGGATCATACACAGATATAGAACAAGGTATATTGAAAAGTATGGCATTGATGCCTAGAGAAAAGAATAAAAGGATAGTTATACTAACAGATGGAAAAGCGAATAAAGGAAACTTAAATAAACTTGTTCAATCAATAAAAGATCAAAATATCGAGATAAAAGTTAAAAATATAGATTCTACTGTTACGAACGAAGTGTATGTAGATAATTTTCATATACCTCAAAAAGTCAATTTAGGTGAACAATTCCAGATTAACATGAATATATTCTCTACAGTTGAAACTAATAGTAAAATAACTGTTATAGCAGATGGGGAAAAGGTAATTACAGATGATGTAATGTTAAGGAAAGGTTCCAACAATTATGTAATGAATGATATAGCTAAGAAAATGGGATTCGTTGATTATGAATTATTGATTGAACCTGATATTGATGAACTTACAGTAAATAACACATATTCTGCATTTACATTTGTTCAGAGTACCCCTAAAATACTTATATTGAATGATGATGAAAAAGATGCTCTACAGATTGTGAAGATAGCTGAGAGTATAGGACTTGGCCATGATACACTTAATAGTGTACAGGCACCAATAAACTTGGAAAATATGTTAAAATATAAGAGTATCATCATGTGTAATGTATCTGCTGATAATTTGAGTGATGCTTTTTTAGATAATATACCAAGTTATGTTAAGAACTTTGGTGGAGGATTAGTAACTATTGGCGGGGAAAGCTCTTATGCTTTAGGTGGATACTATAAAACACCATTGGAAACTGTATTACCAGTTAATATGGATATGAGTGGAATAAAAAATAAACCTAAGATGGCTATGATGCTAGTTATTGACAAATCAGGAAGTATGTCTGGTAATAATCTAAGGCTTGCAAAAGAAGCTGCAATAAGAACGGTAGAAGTGCTGGAAGATGATGATCAAATAGGGGTTATTGCATTTGATGATACACCTACTAATGTCGTTGATATACAAACAGTGGACAATAGAAAAAGTATTAATGAAAGTATATTAAATATAAGTGAAGGAGGGGGAACATCTATACTACCTTCTTTACAAGAAGCTTATAATAGATTGATAGAATCGAAAGCAGAAATAAAGCACATTATACTGTTGACTGATGGACAAGCAGAACAAAATGGATATGACTCTTTACTAAGAAATATGAATGATAATAGAATAACGTTGTCAACAGTAGGTGTAGGAACAGGTGCTGATATCAAATTATTATCATATTTAGCTACTGCTGGCAAAGGAAGAAAGTACTTCACTAGAAGTGGTTCAAGTATTCCAAGAATCTTTGCAAAAGAAGCATTTATGGCTTCAAGAACTTATATAAATAATATGACTTTCACTCCTATAATGAATTCTTATCATTCTATTTTAAGTAATATATATGATGAGGGTTTACCACAATTACAAGGTTATGTAGGTACTTCTCCAAAAGATGCGGCAACTGTTATATTGACAAGTCCTGTCAACGACCCTATACTTTCTGTTTGGCAGTATGGACTTGGAAAAACTGCTTCTTGGTGTTCAGATTTATCAGGTGAATGGAGTGCTTCATATAATGCTTGGGATAAAAATAATGTGTTTTGGCAGAATATAATCAATTACACAATAGAGAATTATTCAGAGGATGCAATAGAGATAAACAGTTCGTATGATAATGGAAAAGTTGAAATCACTCTTAATTCTGATGTGAATGACTCTTTACTTGATACAGTAGTACAATTGAAATCACCTTCAAATGAATTATTAACCGTTAATTTGGAACCTGTGAGAAAAGGAGTATATCAAGGAACTTTTGAGCCAGAAGAAATAGGTTCATATATGATAAAAGGAGTTCAGAGGCATGAAGATGAAATAGTGGCTACGGGTTTAGGTGGTATTAATATACCTTATTCGGAAGAATATAAGATAACTACAAATAAATCTTTCAATACATTTGTAGAAAAGGTTGGAGGTAGATATATACAAGATTCTAGAGAGGTATTTACTGATATTGATAATAAAGTTAAAACTAGTAGGAAGATAACTAATGGGTTATTGATAGTTGCACTTATTATGTGGTTGATTGATATAGCTTTTAGAAGATTTAATATTGTATCTAAATTGCAAAAAATAGTATTACCTTTAACAAACCTATCAAGTAGATTAAGGAAGGGAATAGATAGTAAAAATAAAAAGGTTGTTAATAAGATTAATGAGAACAAAAATGAAACCATTATTATAGAAAAAGATATTAAAAAAGATAAGATTAATAAGAAACCTCTTAAGAAAAATCATGACAAAAAATCAAACTTAATTGATACTTCAGAATTACTTGGAAATACCAAAAGGAAAAGATAA
- a CDS encoding AAA family ATPase, with amino-acid sequence MEITESTIKDCKLKVNKVEKEIAKGIVGQEDVIRQVLLGILTGGNILLEGVPGLGKTQLVKTLAKVMNLSFSRIQFTPDLMPADVVGTNMYVEDNHGKGYFEYQQGPVFANLLLADEINRATPKTQSSMLEAMQEMTVTVGKNTYKLPQPFMVLATQNPIEMEGTYPLPEAQLDRFMFKVMVEFPNLDELSKIMDLTVDGNYSEPSKIISGNDILDIRNIINKVPIAKYVKEYALKLVVATHGELPNASEITKKYLKYGASPRAAQAILKSAKANALLEGRYNVSFDDIKYVALICLRHRIFLNFEAISDGINEDEFIRMLLNEIKV; translated from the coding sequence ATGGAAATTACTGAGAGTACCATAAAAGACTGTAAACTCAAGGTAAATAAAGTTGAAAAAGAAATTGCCAAAGGAATTGTTGGACAAGAAGATGTTATAAGACAAGTTCTTCTAGGAATTTTGACAGGTGGAAATATATTACTCGAAGGAGTACCTGGTCTTGGAAAGACTCAGCTTGTTAAAACACTTGCTAAAGTTATGAATCTATCTTTTTCAAGAATACAATTTACCCCGGATTTAATGCCGGCTGATGTTGTTGGAACTAATATGTATGTAGAAGATAATCATGGTAAAGGGTATTTTGAATACCAGCAAGGTCCTGTATTTGCTAATTTGTTATTAGCTGATGAGATTAATAGGGCTACGCCTAAGACTCAATCATCCATGTTGGAAGCGATGCAGGAAATGACAGTAACTGTTGGGAAAAATACATATAAGTTACCTCAGCCGTTTATGGTACTAGCGACTCAGAATCCAATAGAAATGGAAGGAACTTATCCATTGCCTGAAGCTCAATTAGATAGATTCATGTTCAAAGTTATGGTTGAATTTCCTAATCTGGATGAACTATCTAAGATTATGGATTTAACTGTAGATGGGAATTATAGTGAACCTTCCAAAATAATATCTGGAAATGATATACTTGATATAAGAAATATCATTAACAAAGTTCCTATAGCTAAATATGTTAAAGAGTATGCTCTAAAACTAGTTGTTGCAACTCATGGTGAATTACCTAATGCATCTGAGATTACTAAAAAGTATCTCAAATATGGAGCTAGTCCACGTGCAGCACAAGCGATACTGAAATCGGCGAAAGCTAATGCTTTACTTGAAGGCAGGTATAATGTTTCTTTTGATGATATTAAGTATGTCGCTCTTATTTGTCTAAGGCATAGAATATTTTTGAACTTTGAAGCTATTAGTGATGGGATTAATGAAGACGAATTCATAAGAATGTTATTGAATGAAATAAAAGTCTAG
- a CDS encoding DUF58 domain-containing protein, with amino-acid sequence MNEQIFTSDFMSKLEKLSVCIKNTAAYGSAGSRKSKAKGMSVEFSDYRKYVPSDDFRRIDWNAYGKFKKLYIKLFMEEKEAVFNIFIDNSKSMAFYNKNRVTLQLAAVFSYIALNNLDKVLINPLVSNESNIFLGQGKNSFMKYINYLENIKFDAEKSNFVKLKRSHFRGSGISIILSDLFTNDELDDVIKFLTYNKQQILVLHILSAEEIAPTIDGRFKLVDSETGQEKNLIMTPNLLKKYNEKLEKYSNDINNVCNKYGASYIRINSSDTVEKIILEDLINTFTML; translated from the coding sequence ATGAATGAACAAATTTTTACATCCGATTTTATGAGTAAATTAGAAAAGTTATCAGTATGTATTAAAAATACAGCGGCATATGGATCTGCTGGAAGCAGGAAGTCAAAAGCTAAGGGGATGTCAGTTGAATTTTCAGATTATCGTAAATATGTTCCTTCAGATGATTTCAGAAGAATTGACTGGAATGCTTATGGAAAATTCAAGAAGTTATATATAAAATTGTTTATGGAAGAAAAAGAAGCTGTTTTTAACATATTTATAGATAATAGTAAGTCAATGGCTTTTTATAATAAAAATAGAGTAACTTTGCAGTTAGCTGCTGTTTTTTCCTATATAGCACTTAATAATTTAGATAAAGTATTAATAAATCCTCTTGTATCAAATGAAAGCAACATTTTTCTTGGACAAGGTAAAAATTCTTTTATGAAATATATAAATTACTTAGAAAACATAAAATTCGATGCAGAAAAATCTAATTTCGTTAAGTTGAAAAGATCACATTTTAGGGGTAGCGGTATAAGTATAATCTTATCGGATTTATTTACAAATGATGAGTTGGATGATGTAATTAAATTCTTAACTTATAATAAACAGCAAATACTGGTATTGCATATATTATCAGCAGAAGAGATTGCCCCAACTATAGATGGAAGATTTAAATTGGTTGATAGTGAAACTGGACAAGAAAAAAATCTTATCATGACTCCTAACTTACTAAAAAAATACAATGAAAAATTAGAAAAATATAGTAATGATATTAATAACGTTTGTAACAAATACGGTGCATCTTATATAAGAATCAATTCATCAGATACAGTTGAAAAGATTATTCTAGAAGATTTAATCAATACTTTTACAATGTTATAG